In Aedes albopictus strain Foshan chromosome 3, AalbF5, whole genome shotgun sequence, the following are encoded in one genomic region:
- the LOC134290773 gene encoding collagen alpha-2(I) chain-like, with protein sequence MTTNSSGFHRQCEICVTPNTVEHFLCTCPVYEALRQMHQVTDVPRSLANDKVNERQVINYLKEAVGAPSNRKPEGDRHGRADLGVVGKKPAIRSIPSGSRGAVQPEAGRGPAWTGRPRRRQDDGSSRNRNPKTTGNGGHLGPLGSPGSERTPGGPPGPLGLPWDPSDKSYHKTILQTTTNHRWAEPHHHGPTKPQNHQYPGPPGLAGTTSTLKVIEPGRGHLGPLGFPGTRVVSPTPSDPHQHAHNHDQPGRKSPHLGPPFPEPER encoded by the exons ATGACCACCAACAGCTCCGGCTTCCACCGACAATGCGAAATCTGTGTCACACCAAACACGGTCGAGCACTTCTTGTGTACCTGCCCAGTTTACGAGGCCCTCCGTCAGATGCACCAGGTGACAGACGTCCCCAGGTCACTGGCCAACGACAAAGTCAACGAGCGCCAAGTAATCAACTACCTCAAGGAAGCTG TCGGGGCGCCGTCCAACCGGAAGCCGGAAGGGGACCGGCATGGACGGGCCGACCTCGGCGTTGTAGGGAAGAAACCGGCGATACGGAGCATACCCTCCGGCAGTCGGGGCGCCGTCCAACCGGAAGCCGGCAGGGGACCGGCATGGACGGGTCGACCTCGGCGCCGGCAGGACGATGGAAGCAGCAGAAACCGAAATCCAAAAACTACCGGGAAcggtgggcacctcggacctctcgggTCCCCGGGATCCGAGCG AACCCCCGGTGGGCCCCCTGGGCCCCTCGGGCTTCCCTGGGACCCAAGTGACAAGTCGTACCACAAAACGATCCTCCAAACCACCACGAACCACCGGTGGGCAGAGCCCCACCACCACGGACCCACCAAACCACAAAACCATCAATACCCCGGACCCCCCGGCCTCGCCGGGACCACATCGACCCTCAAGGTCATTGAACCCGGTCGTGGGCACCTCGGCCCTCTCGGATTCCCCGGGACCCGAGTGGTAAGCCCCACCCCAAGCGACCCCCACCAACACGCCCACAACCACGACCAGCCTGGTCGGAAGAGCCCGCACCTCGGACCCCCGTTTCCGGAACCCGAGCGGTAA
- the LOC134290774 gene encoding uncharacterized protein LOC134290774, with the protein MVPAGRDCGGKWATQSTGLYLGQVRSSDDPLISGGTNDNQNDNELSVATASQSMCSSPTPPPTQKHRNSIVVPTSILSPELPDTPVSPLPTPTKQSGGQSNRRGAAAGGAGRQRRKGPIKLRFHHQALPPEYLDHYEATQNIAAKREQQQQLQNYGGTRSGRMEKQAEQEREDRTNESVRNWLQKILELQKEGVSLAPVKDETESALQRSSPGTQRNKVVSYSDLPYMGEMTLENSKPRRGRKPKKADICHLIYKNYGTILPGTPKPESLQDRANNGHRTQTRSSSLLERRLMSNDKNLQDGRGKREEPLNLCVRDGGGDPLDLSSSENESDEVYESSCPTPIITPTDINTDQVLASNMKMSLPNLHSTGAATPSSGDTPSTADTPPGYMYWPNMGSFIHPMALYYQKLVDTNNTITPGQSSSSPSNSVPSTPTEILNPKLPVTSNSSTPSPSSPVAPKQEPQHTLIPKPISQLIKPEKISKPQSDSQSSTSKNSPPTQKRKRSAIFIPPVPAENSTNPATEVSICKFKFTGGAKPCLQEKKMLSVDSGGNFRYYSGTGDKSMRGYEFFPRESLQQSSLHSTTTTGAFLNTPPVEKIACDLPPPSLGLSNDILQIPDFPSAASLTGLASPGNSLNQHRRQQPSEHSEARRARRRSRRSSQRESLEKTFKEKGFLIQTQQMQSAEAGKTIFPESYNSSRERLPESILTMGCQ; encoded by the exons ATGGTGCCGGCGGGCCGGGACTGTGGTGGTAAATGGGCCACTCAGTCGACCGGCCTTTATCTGGGACAGGT ACGCAGTTCGGACGATCCGCTTATCTCCGGAGGCACCAACGACAATCAAAACGATAATGAGCTTAGCGTTGCTACCGCGTCCCAGTCAATGTGTTCATCACCCACTCCCCCACCCACGCAGAAGCATCGCAACAGCATTGTCGTGCCCACGTCGATCCTCTCGCCAGAACTTCCCGATACGCCCGTATCGCCACTGCCCACGCCCACGAAGCAATCCGGTGGTCAGTCGAATCGCCGGGGGGCTGCTGCCGGAGGTGCCGGCCGTCAACGACGCAAAGGGCCCATCAAGTTACGGTTTCACCACCAAGCCCTGCCACCAGAATATCTGGACCATTATGAGGCAACCCAGAACATCGCAGCCAAACGAGAACAACAGCAGCAACTGCAAAACTACGGCGGAACACGTTCTGGCAGGATGGAAAAGCAAGCGGAACAGGAACGTGAAGACCGCACCAACGAATCGGTAAGGAATTGGCTACAGAAGATTTTGGAACTTCAAAAAGAGGGCGTTTCCTTGGCGCCCGTTAAAGATGAAACGGAATCCGCCTTACAACGGTCATCTCCTGGAACCCAGAGGAATAAAGTCGTCAGCTATAGCGATTTACCGTACATGGGTGAAATGACTTTGGAGAATTCAAAACCTCGAAGAGGCAGAAAGCCAAAGAAGGCTGACATCTGCCATTTGATATACAAGAATTATGGTACAATATTGCCAGGAACGCCCAAACCAGAATCTCTACAAGATAGGGCAAACAATGGACATCGGACACAAACTAGGAGCAGTAGCTTACTAGAAAGACGCCTGATGTCCAACGACAAAAATCTCCAGGATGGAAGGGGAAAACGAGAAGAACCATTGAATCTTTGTGTCAGAGATGGCGGAGGTGATCCACTAGATTTATCGAGTTCAGAAAATGAAAGCGATGAAGTCTACGAGTCTTCATGTCCAACGCCAATCATTACACCAACTGACATCAACACTGACCAAGTACTTGCTTCAAATATGAAAATGTCACTGCCAAACCTGCACAGCACTGGTGCAGCAACACCGTCTAGTGGGGATACTCCATCAACAGCGGACACCCCACCGGGCTACATGTACTGGCCAAATATGGGAAGTTTTATTCACCCTATGGCTTTGTACTATCAGAAACTAGTTGATACCAACAACACGATAACTCCTGGTCAATCCAGCTCATCTCCTTCTAATTCAGTTCCCAGTACTCCAACTGAAATACTGAACCCCAAACTACCCGTTACATCAAACAGTTCAACACCATCGCCTTCATCACCGGTCGCACCTAAACAAGAGCCACAGCATACACTGATTCCCAAACCAATTTCCCAACTCATCAAACCAGAAAAAATCTCCAAACCTCAATCAGACTCGCAATCGTCCACCAGCAAAAACTCACCCCCGACCCAGAAACGAAAACGATCAGCCATCTTCATCCCGCCAGTTCCGGCGGAAAACAGTACAAATCCTGCCACGGAAGTTAGCATTTGTAAGTTCAAGTTTACTGGTGGGGCCAAACCGTGCCTCCAGGAGAAAAAGATGCTCAGTGTAGACTCTGGAGGAAACTTCCGGTATTACTCCGGAACGGGAGATAAATCTATGCGAGGCTATGAGTTCTTCCCCCGTGAGAGTCTACAACAGAGCAGTCTCCACTCAACTACCACTACCGGAGCATTCCTGAACACTCCTCCGGTTGAGAAAATAGCCTGCGATCTGCCACCTCCATCGCTGGGACTTAGCAACGACATTCTGCAAATCCCGGACTTTCCCAGTGCAGCTAGTCTAACCGGATTGGCTTCACCGGGAAACTCTTTGAACCAGCACCGACGTCAACAACCTTCCGAGCACAGTGAAGCACGTCGTGCCAGGCGTCGTTCACGGCGCTCGTCTCAGCGTGAGTCCCTGGAGAAAACTTTCAAGGAGAAAGGGTTCCTCATCCAAACCCAACAAATGCAATCGGCTGAAG CTGGAAAGACTATCTTCCCGGAGAGCTACAACAGCAGCAGGGAACGACTTCCGGAGAGCATCCTCACGATGGGCTGTCAATGA